From a single Glycine soja cultivar W05 chromosome 19, ASM419377v2, whole genome shotgun sequence genomic region:
- the LOC114400325 gene encoding uncharacterized protein LOC114400325 isoform X2 yields the protein MISEPASSLRKSNFQDRRLSIIDVSSADDSLLDGNPLSHQRSENQEQADVLYTPNSKKFEDAATKLQQWDHEPHSNDSSGIGKPKKNSKCNLRKSLAWDSAFFTSAGVLDPEELTIIIEGVEKDEKPELPSIQEDVYKSCESISTLASDSLTFESVEMEGDLFEDVRASIQKSSKKSSPAASNIKVPSSPSVPLFQTHDSSKKVGMVSCNKMKVPPASKNPSAGMQGFGKMTKKNNPIFPQIPQHVATRRESSILMQSKVPGRSSLSSTIPSKRDSLGNPHVKSERDKAKRIVGDRVSSVAKASVVRGSRGSVPKPTLPSKSPSGPTVSTRTKSVTSTSSGNNLSDNIGKSSFSYLKRSYKPTSCCPVVKTPSRVASRNKAEPEISSLSRLMSATKLSSSISPASSISDWSSSESSSTTSMAKRVCNSSRPSIDCGSSRKVLLNTDADQGTHPQTPLSDSSLERQEARQSGIISQKERTVPGATVLPPVSKKPSGLRLPSPKIGYFDGVKPLVRTPRGSVVPGGLPKHGAESPREGQNKAELGKLQPSRSFVSIDNTKPNNQQPPHPNPFHESLDVAIKTSNSVQNGKSSSDISIGAVENTSHFHVVEKAHHDLPPLKGVNNQENAHHDDQIDCLSKQVGHMDINFEIGEKFNSDSLYLLQNDISFQDKSNGLDLSSHKELIDCPKKDELFNGLSTTYLYVSPTSFDVVASTRRPFAVKDSFCNMDGVVFTDSTVSEAKSTNLPVPESIIMKENE from the exons ATGATTTCCGAACCGGCGAGTTCCCTGAGAAAGAGCAACTTCCAAGACCGGCGCCTCAGCATCATCGACGTTTCCTCCGCCGACGATTCGCTTCTCGATGGAAACCCTCTCAGCCACCAACGTTCAG AGAACCAAGAGCAGGCCGATGTGTTGTACACGCCGAACTCGAAGAAGTTCGAAGACGCCGCCACCAAACTCCAACAATGGGACCACGAGCCTCACTCCAACGACTCATCCGGAATCGGAAAACCTAAGAAAAACAGCAAATGCAATCTGCGCAAGAGTTTAGCCTGGGACAGTGCCTTTTTCACCAGCGCCG GGGTTTTGGATCCGGAGGAGTTGACTATTATAATTGAAGGTGTTGAGAAGGATGAGAAGCCTGAATTACCGTCTATTCAAGAGGATGTGTACAAGTCGTGTGAGTCCATTTCTACGTTAGCGAGTGATAGCTTGACCTTTGAAAGTGTGGAGATGGAGGGTGATTTATTTGAGGATGTAAGAGCTTCAATTCAGAAATCTAGCAAAAAGTCCAGCCCTGCAGCGTCAAACATCAAAGTGCCATCTTCCCCTTCGGTTCCATTGTTCCAAACTCATGACT cttcGAAAAAGGTTGGCATGGTTTCTTGCAATAAG ATGAAGGTCCCACCTGCTTCTAAGAATCCAAGTGCTGGCATGCAAGGATTTGGGAAAATGACGAAGAAGAATAATCCTATTTTCCCCCAAATTCCACAG CATGTGGCTACAAGGAGAGAGTCATCTATTTTAATGCAATCAAAGGTACCCGGAAGGTCTAGTTTAAGTTCCACAATTCCATCCAAGAGAGATTCACTTGGCAATCCACATGTCAAAAGTGAAAGGGACAAGGCAAAACGAATAGTTGGTG ATAGAGTCAGTTCAGTGGCAAAAGCATCTGTTGTTAGAGGTTCTCGAGGTTCTGTGCCTAAGCCCACACTACCATCCAAATCACCTTCTGGTCCGACAGTATCAACCAGGACTAAATCAGTGACTTCCACATCTTCTGGTAACAATTTATCTGACAATATTGGTAAATCTTCTTTTAGTTACTTAAAAAGAAGTTATAAGCCAACCTCATGTTGCCCAGTTGTCAAAACACCTTCAAGGGTTGCTTCAAGAAATAAAGCTGAACCTGAGATTTCTAGTCTTTCAAGGTTGATGTCTGCCACAAAGCTTTCTTCTAGTATTTCGCCCGCTAGCTCTATCAGTGACTGGTCTTCATCAGAGTCATCCTCAACAACTTCTATGGCTAAACGTGTGTGTAATAGTTCAAGGCCCAGCATTGATTGTGGGTCAAGCAGAAAGGTTTTATTGAACACTGATGCAGATCAAGGTACACACCCTCAGACTCCTCTGAGTGATTCAAGCTTAGAAAGGCAAGAGGCTCGGCAAAGTGGGATTATTAGTCAGAAGGAAAGGACAGTGCCTGGAGCGACAGTTCTTCCTCCAGTTTCCAAGAAACCTTCAGGCCTTCGACTGCCTTCACCAAAGATTGGTTATTTTGATGGG GTGAAGCCCTTAGTGCGCACTCCACGTGGGTCTGTTGTACCTGGTGGCTTGCCAAAACATGGAGCTGAAAGTCCAAGAGAAGGCCAAAACAAAGCAGAACTTGGAAAGCTGCAACCATCCAGATCTTTTGTTTCAATTGATAATACAAAACCCAACAACCAGCAACCTCCACATCCAAATCCTTTTCATGAATCATTAGATGTTGCAATTAAGACATCTAATAGCGTGCAGAATGGCAAAAGCTCTTCCGACATATCCATTGGTGCTGTTGAAAATACATCACACTTCCATGTAGTGGAGAAAGCTCATCATGATTTGCCACCACTTAAGGGTGTCAATAACCAGGAAAATGCTCATCATGATGATCAAATTGATTGTTTGAGCAAACAAGTTGGACATATGGACATAAATTTTGAGATAGGGGAAAAGTTTAATAGTGATTCCCTTTATTTATTGCAGAATGATATCAGCTTCCAAGATAAATCCAATGGTCTGGATTTATCTAGTCACAAAGAGCTTATTGATTGTCCTAAGAAAGACGAATTATTTAATGGTTTATCTACTACATACCTTTATGTCTCCCCAACCAGCTTTGATGTGGTAGCTTCAACAAGGAGACCCTTTGCGGTCAAAGATTCCTTTTGTAACATGGATGGTGTTGTCTTTACAGATTCAACAGTTTCAGAGGCTAAATCGACCAACTTGCCTGTGCCGGAGAGCATTATTATGAAAGAAAACGAGTGA
- the LOC114400325 gene encoding flocculation protein FLO11-like isoform X1, with translation MISEPASSLRKSNFQDRRLSIIDVSSADDSLLDGNPLSHQRSENQEQADVLYTPNSKKFEDAATKLQQWDHEPHSNDSSGIGKPKKNSKCNLRKSLAWDSAFFTSAGVLDPEELTIIIEGVEKDEKPELPSIQEDVYKSCESISTLASDSLTFESVEMEGDLFEDVRASIQKSSKKSSPAASNIKVPSSPSVPLFQTHDSSKKVGMVSCNKMKVPPASKNPSAGMQGFGKMTKKNNPIFPQIPQKHVATRRESSILMQSKVPGRSSLSSTIPSKRDSLGNPHVKSERDKAKRIVGDRVSSVAKASVVRGSRGSVPKPTLPSKSPSGPTVSTRTKSVTSTSSGNNLSDNIGKSSFSYLKRSYKPTSCCPVVKTPSRVASRNKAEPEISSLSRLMSATKLSSSISPASSISDWSSSESSSTTSMAKRVCNSSRPSIDCGSSRKVLLNTDADQGTHPQTPLSDSSLERQEARQSGIISQKERTVPGATVLPPVSKKPSGLRLPSPKIGYFDGVKPLVRTPRGSVVPGGLPKHGAESPREGQNKAELGKLQPSRSFVSIDNTKPNNQQPPHPNPFHESLDVAIKTSNSVQNGKSSSDISIGAVENTSHFHVVEKAHHDLPPLKGVNNQENAHHDDQIDCLSKQVGHMDINFEIGEKFNSDSLYLLQNDISFQDKSNGLDLSSHKELIDCPKKDELFNGLSTTYLYVSPTSFDVVASTRRPFAVKDSFCNMDGVVFTDSTVSEAKSTNLPVPESIIMKENE, from the exons ATGATTTCCGAACCGGCGAGTTCCCTGAGAAAGAGCAACTTCCAAGACCGGCGCCTCAGCATCATCGACGTTTCCTCCGCCGACGATTCGCTTCTCGATGGAAACCCTCTCAGCCACCAACGTTCAG AGAACCAAGAGCAGGCCGATGTGTTGTACACGCCGAACTCGAAGAAGTTCGAAGACGCCGCCACCAAACTCCAACAATGGGACCACGAGCCTCACTCCAACGACTCATCCGGAATCGGAAAACCTAAGAAAAACAGCAAATGCAATCTGCGCAAGAGTTTAGCCTGGGACAGTGCCTTTTTCACCAGCGCCG GGGTTTTGGATCCGGAGGAGTTGACTATTATAATTGAAGGTGTTGAGAAGGATGAGAAGCCTGAATTACCGTCTATTCAAGAGGATGTGTACAAGTCGTGTGAGTCCATTTCTACGTTAGCGAGTGATAGCTTGACCTTTGAAAGTGTGGAGATGGAGGGTGATTTATTTGAGGATGTAAGAGCTTCAATTCAGAAATCTAGCAAAAAGTCCAGCCCTGCAGCGTCAAACATCAAAGTGCCATCTTCCCCTTCGGTTCCATTGTTCCAAACTCATGACT cttcGAAAAAGGTTGGCATGGTTTCTTGCAATAAG ATGAAGGTCCCACCTGCTTCTAAGAATCCAAGTGCTGGCATGCAAGGATTTGGGAAAATGACGAAGAAGAATAATCCTATTTTCCCCCAAATTCCACAG aagCATGTGGCTACAAGGAGAGAGTCATCTATTTTAATGCAATCAAAGGTACCCGGAAGGTCTAGTTTAAGTTCCACAATTCCATCCAAGAGAGATTCACTTGGCAATCCACATGTCAAAAGTGAAAGGGACAAGGCAAAACGAATAGTTGGTG ATAGAGTCAGTTCAGTGGCAAAAGCATCTGTTGTTAGAGGTTCTCGAGGTTCTGTGCCTAAGCCCACACTACCATCCAAATCACCTTCTGGTCCGACAGTATCAACCAGGACTAAATCAGTGACTTCCACATCTTCTGGTAACAATTTATCTGACAATATTGGTAAATCTTCTTTTAGTTACTTAAAAAGAAGTTATAAGCCAACCTCATGTTGCCCAGTTGTCAAAACACCTTCAAGGGTTGCTTCAAGAAATAAAGCTGAACCTGAGATTTCTAGTCTTTCAAGGTTGATGTCTGCCACAAAGCTTTCTTCTAGTATTTCGCCCGCTAGCTCTATCAGTGACTGGTCTTCATCAGAGTCATCCTCAACAACTTCTATGGCTAAACGTGTGTGTAATAGTTCAAGGCCCAGCATTGATTGTGGGTCAAGCAGAAAGGTTTTATTGAACACTGATGCAGATCAAGGTACACACCCTCAGACTCCTCTGAGTGATTCAAGCTTAGAAAGGCAAGAGGCTCGGCAAAGTGGGATTATTAGTCAGAAGGAAAGGACAGTGCCTGGAGCGACAGTTCTTCCTCCAGTTTCCAAGAAACCTTCAGGCCTTCGACTGCCTTCACCAAAGATTGGTTATTTTGATGGG GTGAAGCCCTTAGTGCGCACTCCACGTGGGTCTGTTGTACCTGGTGGCTTGCCAAAACATGGAGCTGAAAGTCCAAGAGAAGGCCAAAACAAAGCAGAACTTGGAAAGCTGCAACCATCCAGATCTTTTGTTTCAATTGATAATACAAAACCCAACAACCAGCAACCTCCACATCCAAATCCTTTTCATGAATCATTAGATGTTGCAATTAAGACATCTAATAGCGTGCAGAATGGCAAAAGCTCTTCCGACATATCCATTGGTGCTGTTGAAAATACATCACACTTCCATGTAGTGGAGAAAGCTCATCATGATTTGCCACCACTTAAGGGTGTCAATAACCAGGAAAATGCTCATCATGATGATCAAATTGATTGTTTGAGCAAACAAGTTGGACATATGGACATAAATTTTGAGATAGGGGAAAAGTTTAATAGTGATTCCCTTTATTTATTGCAGAATGATATCAGCTTCCAAGATAAATCCAATGGTCTGGATTTATCTAGTCACAAAGAGCTTATTGATTGTCCTAAGAAAGACGAATTATTTAATGGTTTATCTACTACATACCTTTATGTCTCCCCAACCAGCTTTGATGTGGTAGCTTCAACAAGGAGACCCTTTGCGGTCAAAGATTCCTTTTGTAACATGGATGGTGTTGTCTTTACAGATTCAACAGTTTCAGAGGCTAAATCGACCAACTTGCCTGTGCCGGAGAGCATTATTATGAAAGAAAACGAGTGA
- the LOC114400325 gene encoding uncharacterized protein LOC114400325 isoform X3, translating to MISEPASSLRKSNFQDRRLSIIDVSSADDSLLDGNPLSHQRSENQEQADVLYTPNSKKFEDAATKLQQWDHEPHSNDSSGIGKPKKNSKCNLRKSLAWDSAFFTSAGVLDPEELTIIIEGVEKDEKPELPSIQEDVYKSCESISTLASDSLTFESVEMEGDLFEDVRASIQKSSKKSSPAASNIKVPSSPSVPLFQTHDSSKKVGMVSCNKMKVPPASKNPSAGMQGFGKMTKKNNPIFPQIPQKHVATRRESSILMQSKVPGRSSLSSTIPSKRDSLGNPHVKSERDKAKRIVGDRVSSVAKASVVRGSRGSVPKPTLPSKSPSGPTVSTRTKSVTSTSSVVKTPSRVASRNKAEPEISSLSRLMSATKLSSSISPASSISDWSSSESSSTTSMAKRVCNSSRPSIDCGSSRKVLLNTDADQGTHPQTPLSDSSLERQEARQSGIISQKERTVPGATVLPPVSKKPSGLRLPSPKIGYFDGVKPLVRTPRGSVVPGGLPKHGAESPREGQNKAELGKLQPSRSFVSIDNTKPNNQQPPHPNPFHESLDVAIKTSNSVQNGKSSSDISIGAVENTSHFHVVEKAHHDLPPLKGVNNQENAHHDDQIDCLSKQVGHMDINFEIGEKFNSDSLYLLQNDISFQDKSNGLDLSSHKELIDCPKKDELFNGLSTTYLYVSPTSFDVVASTRRPFAVKDSFCNMDGVVFTDSTVSEAKSTNLPVPESIIMKENE from the exons ATGATTTCCGAACCGGCGAGTTCCCTGAGAAAGAGCAACTTCCAAGACCGGCGCCTCAGCATCATCGACGTTTCCTCCGCCGACGATTCGCTTCTCGATGGAAACCCTCTCAGCCACCAACGTTCAG AGAACCAAGAGCAGGCCGATGTGTTGTACACGCCGAACTCGAAGAAGTTCGAAGACGCCGCCACCAAACTCCAACAATGGGACCACGAGCCTCACTCCAACGACTCATCCGGAATCGGAAAACCTAAGAAAAACAGCAAATGCAATCTGCGCAAGAGTTTAGCCTGGGACAGTGCCTTTTTCACCAGCGCCG GGGTTTTGGATCCGGAGGAGTTGACTATTATAATTGAAGGTGTTGAGAAGGATGAGAAGCCTGAATTACCGTCTATTCAAGAGGATGTGTACAAGTCGTGTGAGTCCATTTCTACGTTAGCGAGTGATAGCTTGACCTTTGAAAGTGTGGAGATGGAGGGTGATTTATTTGAGGATGTAAGAGCTTCAATTCAGAAATCTAGCAAAAAGTCCAGCCCTGCAGCGTCAAACATCAAAGTGCCATCTTCCCCTTCGGTTCCATTGTTCCAAACTCATGACT cttcGAAAAAGGTTGGCATGGTTTCTTGCAATAAG ATGAAGGTCCCACCTGCTTCTAAGAATCCAAGTGCTGGCATGCAAGGATTTGGGAAAATGACGAAGAAGAATAATCCTATTTTCCCCCAAATTCCACAG aagCATGTGGCTACAAGGAGAGAGTCATCTATTTTAATGCAATCAAAGGTACCCGGAAGGTCTAGTTTAAGTTCCACAATTCCATCCAAGAGAGATTCACTTGGCAATCCACATGTCAAAAGTGAAAGGGACAAGGCAAAACGAATAGTTGGTG ATAGAGTCAGTTCAGTGGCAAAAGCATCTGTTGTTAGAGGTTCTCGAGGTTCTGTGCCTAAGCCCACACTACCATCCAAATCACCTTCTGGTCCGACAGTATCAACCAGGACTAAATCAGTGACTTCCACATCTTCTG TTGTCAAAACACCTTCAAGGGTTGCTTCAAGAAATAAAGCTGAACCTGAGATTTCTAGTCTTTCAAGGTTGATGTCTGCCACAAAGCTTTCTTCTAGTATTTCGCCCGCTAGCTCTATCAGTGACTGGTCTTCATCAGAGTCATCCTCAACAACTTCTATGGCTAAACGTGTGTGTAATAGTTCAAGGCCCAGCATTGATTGTGGGTCAAGCAGAAAGGTTTTATTGAACACTGATGCAGATCAAGGTACACACCCTCAGACTCCTCTGAGTGATTCAAGCTTAGAAAGGCAAGAGGCTCGGCAAAGTGGGATTATTAGTCAGAAGGAAAGGACAGTGCCTGGAGCGACAGTTCTTCCTCCAGTTTCCAAGAAACCTTCAGGCCTTCGACTGCCTTCACCAAAGATTGGTTATTTTGATGGG GTGAAGCCCTTAGTGCGCACTCCACGTGGGTCTGTTGTACCTGGTGGCTTGCCAAAACATGGAGCTGAAAGTCCAAGAGAAGGCCAAAACAAAGCAGAACTTGGAAAGCTGCAACCATCCAGATCTTTTGTTTCAATTGATAATACAAAACCCAACAACCAGCAACCTCCACATCCAAATCCTTTTCATGAATCATTAGATGTTGCAATTAAGACATCTAATAGCGTGCAGAATGGCAAAAGCTCTTCCGACATATCCATTGGTGCTGTTGAAAATACATCACACTTCCATGTAGTGGAGAAAGCTCATCATGATTTGCCACCACTTAAGGGTGTCAATAACCAGGAAAATGCTCATCATGATGATCAAATTGATTGTTTGAGCAAACAAGTTGGACATATGGACATAAATTTTGAGATAGGGGAAAAGTTTAATAGTGATTCCCTTTATTTATTGCAGAATGATATCAGCTTCCAAGATAAATCCAATGGTCTGGATTTATCTAGTCACAAAGAGCTTATTGATTGTCCTAAGAAAGACGAATTATTTAATGGTTTATCTACTACATACCTTTATGTCTCCCCAACCAGCTTTGATGTGGTAGCTTCAACAAGGAGACCCTTTGCGGTCAAAGATTCCTTTTGTAACATGGATGGTGTTGTCTTTACAGATTCAACAGTTTCAGAGGCTAAATCGACCAACTTGCCTGTGCCGGAGAGCATTATTATGAAAGAAAACGAGTGA